In one window of Vulpes vulpes isolate BD-2025 chromosome 1, VulVul3, whole genome shotgun sequence DNA:
- the MDC1 gene encoding mediator of DNA damage checkpoint protein 1 isoform X1, with product MEDTQAINWEVEEEEETERPSEALGRGLEPVGRLHIFSSAHGPEKDFPLYLGKNMVGRMPDCSVTLPFSSISKQHAVIEILAWDKAPVLQDCGSLNGTQVLRPPKVLSPGVSHRLRDQELILFADLPCQYHRLNVPLPFVSRGPLTVEETPRVQGGTQPQGLLLAEDSEEEVDSPSERCVVKEPRTSPLAAVVPESDEEGPSPAPDGPGPPFAFNLDSDTDEEESQHSAAGEASLSARRGSTAETEQLKAMTPATQLGKDQCSVKERNNNTKVERDARNGVVSLGGILERNRSAGEDSDTDVDESRPPVRPAEVHLERAQPSEFIDSDTDVEEERIPATPAVVPMKKRQIFHRVSTKSLQEPALVHLQENPAGSDTDVEESEIQPAVPLERNQISMVIDSNTDDEEEVLAALTLARLKESGSDTWNRGTDVEEDRAQPVALLEQSQTSAGRDSKTDMEEEGLPMENRRTVPKCHTDKACSEKRQFPLQDNDLEVDKSLLEVHLERNQASATIDITQVEEKVLPGPAVILVEKHQVPVVWTNQTNVEVEGDQAKLPVMHLGEPQPPLSEDCGTDVEEDTSLAASLVADTGKHQLLAEGDAGTESAAPVLEQERVLEARAQGDSLVSQVEQDLLPVSKENLIDQVVDTGTSGETIQPQREGAQTPTERKREPHVDRTKNSGDNHGDSEDLDLQATQCFVERENQSPEAVQNMEDEATQAFLATLPQESGPSCYSFQASGALDEPWEVLATQPFCPRESEAPEPQPIAAHIDAHGSCPSTPRTAPQAQHPESPVHAEPLGIQGRGMQTVEKDMGTPREAPEEVAPERGPLDRETKKLPAGEREDVLGEELTRGIQVLARDNQEQESDQKVKSASTERNMESLNIEIEVPREAQEKETEKQSIAREIFEREAEKPVLEREGEPSGLGMKVPEVKLERGPQRGEIEKGSQDQEGQASSLTPEPSAGMGAQQGLASVPGASGSQSGGAPMSPSRQERGHLTCKAPPAEKASVGDQESADAHLPAAVPEASTPHHNPLLSQSQKHPVSQPFLSSSPSSLEPIPRTRQNGNQEVPGTPLSSEMEPLYPKSRVRLRGSSRKALSAISSLALEPHSTIPTDQPLCPEPTSRVTRGRTRRSSLKTPELLVPEVQPSTSKDQSVTAEPISQGRTRKSVKTPEPVVSTATQSRALRSSVKTPKVDISTTPALQPSTSKDQPVTPEPTSQVTWGRTRRSSVKIPEPTVPTAPALQPSTSEDQSVITEHTSGGTHSRTRRSSVKTPEPIVPTAPEVQPTISKDQPVTPEPTSPITWGRTRRSSVKTPEPTVPTAPELQPSTSKDHSVITEPTSGATHSRTHRSSLKTPKPTVPTATELQPTTHKGQPVTPKRISQGRTPKSSSKTPTSVVSTVPELQACTPTDQPVTPKLAFQATRGRTQRSSIKTPETVAPTVPEPQPSISTDQPVTPEPTSRATRGRTHRSFVKMLQPIEPTAPDLESVTPTDQLFSPKVQGSQGKMLRSSTISAVPVLTTPEFQPSVPTDQPIPPEPISQANCSRRLRATRNHKSLIAPIICEPYSALPEPKSRSSRNQRQRAVRAVESLRTIPKPAFAQLPEAPTHATQIHKLEAAGRSEFTLGPQPKASQSHKRPLATVDSPPPQKRHQRGEVTQETVFLKEEEEDPMERPREEEDVVVPGPGKRKRDQAEEEPKGIPSRSLRRTKPNQESTAPKVLFTGVVDARGERVVLALGGSLASSVAEASHLVTDRVRRTVKFLCALGRGIPILSLDWLHQSRKAGCFLPPDEYVVTDPEQEKNFGFSLRDALSRARKQRLLEGYEIHVTPGVQPPPPQMGEIISCCGGTVLPSMPRSYKPQRVVITCSQDFPRCSIPFRIGLPILSPEFLLTGVLKQEAKPEAFIFSTLEMSSS from the exons ATGGAGGACACCCAGGCTATCAACTGGGAGgttgaagaagaggaggagacagagagacccAGTGAAGCCTTGGGGCGTGGCTTAGAGCCTGTAGGGCGGTTGCATATCTTCAGTAGTGCCCATGGACCAGAAAAAG ATTTTCCCCTGTATCTTGGGAAGAATATGGTAGGCCGAATGCCTGATTGCTCTGTGACCCTGCCCTTTTCATCCATCTCCAAACAACATGCAGTCATTGAAATCTTGGCCTGGGACAAGGCACCTGTCCTCCAAGATTGTGGCAGCCTCAATGGTACTCAAGTCCTAAGGCCTCCTAAGGTCCTAAGCCCAGGGGTGAGTCATCGGCTGAGGGACCAGGAGTTGATTCTCTTTGCTGACTTGCCCTGCCAGTACCATCGCCTGAATGTCCCCCTGCCCTTTGTTTCCCGGGGCCCTCTAACTGTAGAAGAGACACCCAGGGTACAGGGAGGAACTCAACCCCAGGGGCTCCTGTTGGCTGAGGACTCGGAGGAGGAAGTAG ATTCTCCTTCTGAAAGGTGTGTGGTGAAAGAACCAAGGACCTCCCCTTTGGCAGCAGTAGTTCCAGAGAG TGATGAAGAGGGGCCTTCTCCTGCCCCAGATGGCCCTGGGCCACCTTTTGCCTTCAACCTGGACAGTGACACAGATGAGGAAGAAAGTCAGCATTCAGCAGCGGGAGAGGCCTCCTTATCTGCCAGAAGAGGCTCCACTGCAGAAACAGAACAGCTGAAAGCTATGACACCTGCAACCCAGCTTGGAAAGGATCAGTGTTCAGTGAAGGAGAGGAACAATAACACAAAAGTTGAGAGGGATGCAAGGAATGGGGTGGTCTCACTTGGGGGGATTCTGGAGAGAAACCGAAGTGCTGGGGAGGACAGTGACACAGATGTGGATGAGAGCAGGCCTCCAGTAAGGCCTGCTGAAGTCCATTTGGAAAGGGCCCAACCTTCTGAATTCATAGACAGTGATACTGATGTGGAAGAAGAACGGATCCCTGCAACACCTGCTGTAGTTCCTATGAAGAAGAGGCAAATCTTCCACAGAGTTAGTACAAAGAGTCTTCAGGAACCTGCTTTGGTACATCTACAGGAGAACCCAGCTGGTAGTGATACAGATGTGGAGGAAAGTGAGATCCAACCGGCAGTCCCTCTGGAGAGAAACCAAATTTCCATGGTGATTGACAGCAATACGGATGATGAGGAAGAAGTCTTAGCAGCACTCACTTTGGCACGTCTGAAAGAGAGCGGATCTGATACATGGAACAGAGGTACAGATGTGGAAGAGGACAGGGCCCAACCTGTGGCCCTTCTGGAGCAAAGCCAAACCTCTGCTGGGAGAGATAGTAAGACAGACATGGAGGAGGAGGGTCTCCCAATGGAAAACAGAAGAACTGTGCCCAAGTGTCATACAGACAAGGCATGCTCAGAAAAGAGGCAATTTCCTCTCCAAGACAATGATCTAGAGGTAGATAAGAGCTTACTTGAGGTCCACCTGGAGAGAAATCAAGCCTCTGCCACCATAGACATCACACAAGTGGAAGAGAAAGTCCTACCAGGACCAGCTGTTATACTTGTGGAGAAGCATCAGGTGCCTGTGGTATGGACAAATCAAACAAATGTGGAAGTAGAAGGGGACCAAGCAAAGCTGCCTGTGATGCACCTAGGGGAACCCCAGCCTCCTCTATCTGAGGACTGTGGGACAGATGTGGAGGAGGACACATCCTTAGCAGCCTCACTGGTGGCAGATACTGGAAAGCACCAGCTTCTAGCAGAAGGGGATGCTGGGACAGAATCGGCTGCACCAGTTCTTGAGCAGGAGAGAGTTCTTGAGGCGAGGGCCCAGGGGGATTCACTTGTATCACAGGTGGAGCAAGATCTTCTCCCTGTCTCAAAGGAGAACCTTATAGATCAGGTGGTGGACACAGGCACTTCAGGAGAAACCATCCaaccacagagagagggagcccaGACCCccacagaaaggaagagggaaccACATGTGGACAGGACCAAGAACTCTGGAGACAACCATGGTG ATTCTGAAGACCTGGACCTACAGGCTACCCAGTGTtttgtggagagagagaatcagagccCAGAAG CAGTCCAGAACATGGAGGATGAAGCCACTCAGGCCTTCCTGGCTACTCTACCCCAAGAGTCTGGCCCTTCCTGTTACAGCTTCCAGGCCTCAG GTGCCCTGGATGAGCCGTGGGAAGTCTTGGCAACACAGCCATTCTGTCCAAGAGAGTCTGAGGCCCCTGAGCCCCAGCCCATTGCTGCCCACATTGATGCCCATGGATCTTGCCCCTCTACACCTAGGACAGCACCACAAGCCCAACATCCAGAGAGCCCAGTTCATGCAGAGCCACTGGGGATTCAAGGCAGAGGGATGCAGACTGTGGAGAAAGACATGGGTACACCAAGAGAAGCACCAGAGGAGGTGGCCCCTGAGAGAGGCCCATTGGACAGGGAAACCAAGAAGCTgccagcaggagagagagaagatgtgTTAGGAGAAGAGTTAACGAGAGGGATACAGGTGTTAGCTAGAGATAATCAGGAACAAGAGTCTGACCAAAAGGTGAAAAGTGCAAGTACTGAAAGGAACATGGAGAGTTTAAACATAGAAATTGAGGTACCCAGGGAAGcacaagagaaagagacagaaaagcagtCTATTGCAAgagaaatatttgagagagaagcagagaaaccagtactagagagagagggtgagccaAGTGGATTAGGCATGAAGGTACCAGAAGTAAAACTGGAGAGAGGCCCACAGAGAGGGGAGATAGAGAAAGGGAGCCAAGACCAGGAAGGGCAGGCCTCCAGTCTAACACCAGAGCCTAGTGCAGGGATGGGGGCCCAGCAGGGACTTGCTTCAGTCCCAGGAGCTTCTGGGAGCCAGTCAGGTGGAGCCCCGATGAGCCCCAGCAGGCAGGAGAGAG GCCACCTGACTTGCAAGGCACCACCTGCTGAGAAGGCCTCTGTG GGTGATCAGGAATCCGCAGATGCTCATCTGCCTGCTGCAGTGCCTGAAGCTTCAACCCCACACCACAACCCCCTCCTCTCTCAGAGTCAAAAACATCCTGTGTCTCagcccttcctttcttcctctccatcttctTTAGAGCCCATTCCCAGGACCAGACAAAATGGGAATCAGGAAGTTCCAGGGACTCCTTTATCCTCAGAGATGGAGCCTCTGTatccaaaatccagagtcaggcTCCGAGGGTCCTCCAGGAAGGCACTCTCTGCAATTTCTTCTTTAGCCCTTGAACCTCACTCAACCATCCCCACAGACCAGCCCCTCTGTCCTGAGCCCACATCTCGGGTCACTCGGGGCAGGACACGTAGGTCCTCTCTCAAGACCCCTGAACTCCTTGTCCCTGAAGTCCAGCCTTCCACCTCCAAAGACCAGTCTGTCACTGCTGAGCCCATATCTCAAGGCAGGACACGTAAATCTGTCAAGACTCCTGAACCAGTCGTCTCCACAGCCACTCAGAGCAGGGCACTTAGGTCTTCTGTCAAGACTCCCAAAGTAGACATCTCCACAACCCCTGCGCTCCAGCCTTCTACTTCCAAAGACCAGCCTGTCACCCCTGAGCCCACATCTCAGGTCACTTGGGGCAGGACACGTAGGTCCTCTGTCAAGATCCCTGAACCAACTGTCCCCACAGCCCCTGCACTCCAGCCTTCCACCTCTGAAGACCAGTCTGTCATCACTGAGCACACATCTGGGGGCACTCACAGCAGGACACGTAGGTCTTCTGTCAAGACTCCTGAGCCAATTGTCCCAACAGCTCCTGAAGTCCAGCCTACTATCTCCAAAGACCAGCCTGTCACCCCTGAGCCCACATCTCCGATCACTTGGGGCAGAACACGTAGGTCCTCTGTCAAGACCCCTGAACCAACTGTCCCCACAGCTCCTGAACTTCAGCCTTCTACCTCCAAAGACCATTCTGTCATCACTGAGCCCACATCAGGAGCCACTCACAGCAGGACACACAGGTCTTCTCTCAAGACTCCTAAGCCAACTGTCCCCACAGCCACTGAGCTCCAGCCTACCACCCACAAAGGCCAGCCTGTCACCCCCAAACGTATATCTCAGGGCAGGACACCTAAGTCTTCTAGCAAGACTCCCACATCAGTTGTCTCCACAGTCCCTGAGCTCCAGGCTTGCACCCCCACAGACCAGCCTGTCACCCCCAAACTTGCATTTCAGGCCACTCGGGGTAGGACACAAAGGTCCTCTATCAAAACCCCTGAAACAGTTGCCCCCACAGTGCCTGAACCCCAGCCTTCCATCTCCACAGATCAGCCTGTCACTCCTGAGCCCACATCTCGGGCCACTCGGGGCAGGACACATAGGTCCTTTGTCAAGATGCTCCAGCCAATTGAACCCACAGCCCCTGATCTTGAATCTGTCACCCCCACAGATCAACTGTTCTCCCCCAAGGTTCAGGGAAGTCAGGGTAAGATGCTAAGGTCTTCTACAATAAGTGCTGTGCCAGTTCTTACCACTCCTGAATTCCAGCCTTCTGTCCCCACAGACCAGCCTATTCCCCCTGAGCCCATCTCTCAAGCCAATTGCAGCAGGAGGCTGAGGGCCACTAGGAACCATAAGTCCCTTATAGCTCCCATTATCTGTGAGCCCTACTCTGCACTCCCTGAACCTAAATCTCGGTCCTCAAGGAACCAAAGACAAAGAGCAGTGAGAGCAGTTGAGTCCCTCAGGACCATTCCCAAGCCGGCCTTTGCCCAGCTTCCTGAAGCCCCCACTCATGCTACCCAGATCCACAAGTTGGAGGCAGCAGGCAGATCTGAGTTCACCCTGGGGCCCCAACCTAAGGCCTCTCAGAGCCACAAGAGGCCTTTGGCTACTGTGGATTCACCCCCACCTCAAAAACGGCACCAAAGAGGAGAAGTCACCCAGGAGACAGTGTTCctcaaggaggaggaagaagatccAATGGAGAGACcaagggaggaggag GATGTAGTGGTTCCAGGACcaggcaagagaaagagagaccaagcAGAGGAGGAGCCCAAGGGAATCCCAAGCCGCAGTCTTAGACGAACCAAACCTAACCAAGAGTCCACAGCCCCCAAA GTTCTCTTCACAGGAGTGGTGGATGCCCGTGGTGAGCGGGTAGTGCTGGCCCTCGGGGGGAGTCTGGCCAGCTCAGTGGCAGAGGCTTCCCACTTGGTGACTGATCGAGTCCGCCGTACGGTCAAGTTCCTGTGTGCCCTGGGGCGGGGGATTCCCATCCTCTCCTTGGATTGGCTTCACCAG TCCCGCAAGGCTGGTTGCTTTTTGCCCCCGGATGAATATGTGGTGACTGATCCTGAGCAGGAGAAGAACTTTGGCTTCAGCCTTCGAGATGCCCTGAGCCGGGCTCGAAAGCAAAGGTTGCTGGAG ggCTATGAGATCCATGTGACTCCAGGAGTCCAGCCACCACCACCTCAGATGGGAGAGATCATCAGCTGCTGTGGAGGCACTGTACTACCCAGCATGCCCCGGTCTTATAAG CCTCAGAGAGTTGTGATTACATGCTCCCAGGACTTCCCTCGATGCTCTATTCCGTTTCGGATTGGGCTGCCCATCCTCTCACCTGAGTTCCTGCTAACAGGAGTGCTAAAGCAGGAAGCCAAGCCAGAGGCGTTCATCTTCTCCACTTTGGAAATGTCATCCTCCTGA
- the MDC1 gene encoding mediator of DNA damage checkpoint protein 1 isoform X8 → MEDTQAINWEVEEEEETERPSEALGRGLEPVGRLHIFSSAHGPEKDFPLYLGKNMVGRMPDCSVTLPFSSISKQHAVIEILAWDKAPVLQDCGSLNGTQVLRPPKVLSPGVSHRLRDQELILFADLPCQYHRLNVPLPFVSRGPLTVEETPRVQGGTQPQGLLLAEDSEEEVDSPSERCVVKEPRTSPLAAVVPESDEEGPSPAPDGPGPPFAFNLDSDTDEEESQHSAAGEASLSARRGSTAETEQLKAMTPATQLGKDQCSVKERNNNTKVERDARNGVVSLGGILERNRSAGEDSDTDVDESRPPVRPAEVHLERAQPSEFIDSDTDVEEERIPATPAVVPMKKRQIFHRVSTKSLQEPALVHLQENPAGSDTDVEESEIQPAVPLERNQISMVIDSNTDDEEEVLAALTLARLKESGSDTWNRGTDVEEDRAQPVALLEQSQTSAGRDSKTDMEEEGLPMENRRTVPKCHTDKACSEKRQFPLQDNDLEVDKSLLEVHLERNQASATIDITQVEEKVLPGPAVILVEKHQVPVVWTNQTNVEVEGDQAKLPVMHLGEPQPPLSEDCGTDVEEDTSLAASLVADTGKHQLLAEGDAGTESAAPVLEQERVLEARAQGDSLVSQVEQDLLPVSKENLIDQVVDTGTSGETIQPQREGAQTPTERKREPHVDRTKNSGDNHGDSEDLDLQATQCFVERENQSPEVQNMEDEATQAFLATLPQESGPSCYSFQASGHLTCKAPPAEKASVGDQESADAHLPAAVPEASTPHHNPLLSQSQKHPVSQPFLSSSPSSLEPIPRTRQNGNQEVPGTPLSSEMEPLYPKSRVRLRGSSRKALSAISSLALEPHSTIPTDQPLCPEPTSRVTRGRTRRSSLKTPELLVPEVQPSTSKDQSVTAEPISQGRTRKSVKTPEPVVSTATQSRALRSSVKTPKVDISTTPALQPSTSKDQPVTPEPTSQVTWGRTRRSSVKIPEPTVPTAPALQPSTSEDQSVITEHTSGGTHSRTRRSSVKTPEPIVPTAPEVQPTISKDQPVTPEPTSPITWGRTRRSSVKTPEPTVPTAPELQPSTSKDHSVITEPTSGATHSRTHRSSLKTPKPTVPTATELQPTTHKGQPVTPKRISQGRTPKSSSKTPTSVVSTVPELQACTPTDQPVTPKLAFQATRGRTQRSSIKTPETVAPTVPEPQPSISTDQPVTPEPTSRATRGRTHRSFVKMLQPIEPTAPDLESVTPTDQLFSPKVQGSQGKMLRSSTISAVPVLTTPEFQPSVPTDQPIPPEPISQANCSRRLRATRNHKSLIAPIICEPYSALPEPKSRSSRNQRQRAVRAVESLRTIPKPAFAQLPEAPTHATQIHKLEAAGRSEFTLGPQPKASQSHKRPLATVDSPPPQKRHQRGEVTQETVFLKEEEEDPMERPREEEDVVVPGPGKRKRDQAEEEPKGIPSRSLRRTKPNQESTAPKVLFTGVVDARGERVVLALGGSLASSVAEASHLVTDRVRRTVKFLCALGRGIPILSLDWLHQSRKAGCFLPPDEYVVTDPEQEKNFGFSLRDALSRARKQRLLEGYEIHVTPGVQPPPPQMGEIISCCGGTVLPSMPRSYKPQRVVITCSQDFPRCSIPFRIGLPILSPEFLLTGVLKQEAKPEAFIFSTLEMSSS, encoded by the exons ATGGAGGACACCCAGGCTATCAACTGGGAGgttgaagaagaggaggagacagagagacccAGTGAAGCCTTGGGGCGTGGCTTAGAGCCTGTAGGGCGGTTGCATATCTTCAGTAGTGCCCATGGACCAGAAAAAG ATTTTCCCCTGTATCTTGGGAAGAATATGGTAGGCCGAATGCCTGATTGCTCTGTGACCCTGCCCTTTTCATCCATCTCCAAACAACATGCAGTCATTGAAATCTTGGCCTGGGACAAGGCACCTGTCCTCCAAGATTGTGGCAGCCTCAATGGTACTCAAGTCCTAAGGCCTCCTAAGGTCCTAAGCCCAGGGGTGAGTCATCGGCTGAGGGACCAGGAGTTGATTCTCTTTGCTGACTTGCCCTGCCAGTACCATCGCCTGAATGTCCCCCTGCCCTTTGTTTCCCGGGGCCCTCTAACTGTAGAAGAGACACCCAGGGTACAGGGAGGAACTCAACCCCAGGGGCTCCTGTTGGCTGAGGACTCGGAGGAGGAAGTAG ATTCTCCTTCTGAAAGGTGTGTGGTGAAAGAACCAAGGACCTCCCCTTTGGCAGCAGTAGTTCCAGAGAG TGATGAAGAGGGGCCTTCTCCTGCCCCAGATGGCCCTGGGCCACCTTTTGCCTTCAACCTGGACAGTGACACAGATGAGGAAGAAAGTCAGCATTCAGCAGCGGGAGAGGCCTCCTTATCTGCCAGAAGAGGCTCCACTGCAGAAACAGAACAGCTGAAAGCTATGACACCTGCAACCCAGCTTGGAAAGGATCAGTGTTCAGTGAAGGAGAGGAACAATAACACAAAAGTTGAGAGGGATGCAAGGAATGGGGTGGTCTCACTTGGGGGGATTCTGGAGAGAAACCGAAGTGCTGGGGAGGACAGTGACACAGATGTGGATGAGAGCAGGCCTCCAGTAAGGCCTGCTGAAGTCCATTTGGAAAGGGCCCAACCTTCTGAATTCATAGACAGTGATACTGATGTGGAAGAAGAACGGATCCCTGCAACACCTGCTGTAGTTCCTATGAAGAAGAGGCAAATCTTCCACAGAGTTAGTACAAAGAGTCTTCAGGAACCTGCTTTGGTACATCTACAGGAGAACCCAGCTGGTAGTGATACAGATGTGGAGGAAAGTGAGATCCAACCGGCAGTCCCTCTGGAGAGAAACCAAATTTCCATGGTGATTGACAGCAATACGGATGATGAGGAAGAAGTCTTAGCAGCACTCACTTTGGCACGTCTGAAAGAGAGCGGATCTGATACATGGAACAGAGGTACAGATGTGGAAGAGGACAGGGCCCAACCTGTGGCCCTTCTGGAGCAAAGCCAAACCTCTGCTGGGAGAGATAGTAAGACAGACATGGAGGAGGAGGGTCTCCCAATGGAAAACAGAAGAACTGTGCCCAAGTGTCATACAGACAAGGCATGCTCAGAAAAGAGGCAATTTCCTCTCCAAGACAATGATCTAGAGGTAGATAAGAGCTTACTTGAGGTCCACCTGGAGAGAAATCAAGCCTCTGCCACCATAGACATCACACAAGTGGAAGAGAAAGTCCTACCAGGACCAGCTGTTATACTTGTGGAGAAGCATCAGGTGCCTGTGGTATGGACAAATCAAACAAATGTGGAAGTAGAAGGGGACCAAGCAAAGCTGCCTGTGATGCACCTAGGGGAACCCCAGCCTCCTCTATCTGAGGACTGTGGGACAGATGTGGAGGAGGACACATCCTTAGCAGCCTCACTGGTGGCAGATACTGGAAAGCACCAGCTTCTAGCAGAAGGGGATGCTGGGACAGAATCGGCTGCACCAGTTCTTGAGCAGGAGAGAGTTCTTGAGGCGAGGGCCCAGGGGGATTCACTTGTATCACAGGTGGAGCAAGATCTTCTCCCTGTCTCAAAGGAGAACCTTATAGATCAGGTGGTGGACACAGGCACTTCAGGAGAAACCATCCaaccacagagagagggagcccaGACCCccacagaaaggaagagggaaccACATGTGGACAGGACCAAGAACTCTGGAGACAACCATGGTG ATTCTGAAGACCTGGACCTACAGGCTACCCAGTGTtttgtggagagagagaatcagagccCAGAAG TCCAGAACATGGAGGATGAAGCCACTCAGGCCTTCCTGGCTACTCTACCCCAAGAGTCTGGCCCTTCCTGTTACAGCTTCCAGGCCTCAG GCCACCTGACTTGCAAGGCACCACCTGCTGAGAAGGCCTCTGTG GGTGATCAGGAATCCGCAGATGCTCATCTGCCTGCTGCAGTGCCTGAAGCTTCAACCCCACACCACAACCCCCTCCTCTCTCAGAGTCAAAAACATCCTGTGTCTCagcccttcctttcttcctctccatcttctTTAGAGCCCATTCCCAGGACCAGACAAAATGGGAATCAGGAAGTTCCAGGGACTCCTTTATCCTCAGAGATGGAGCCTCTGTatccaaaatccagagtcaggcTCCGAGGGTCCTCCAGGAAGGCACTCTCTGCAATTTCTTCTTTAGCCCTTGAACCTCACTCAACCATCCCCACAGACCAGCCCCTCTGTCCTGAGCCCACATCTCGGGTCACTCGGGGCAGGACACGTAGGTCCTCTCTCAAGACCCCTGAACTCCTTGTCCCTGAAGTCCAGCCTTCCACCTCCAAAGACCAGTCTGTCACTGCTGAGCCCATATCTCAAGGCAGGACACGTAAATCTGTCAAGACTCCTGAACCAGTCGTCTCCACAGCCACTCAGAGCAGGGCACTTAGGTCTTCTGTCAAGACTCCCAAAGTAGACATCTCCACAACCCCTGCGCTCCAGCCTTCTACTTCCAAAGACCAGCCTGTCACCCCTGAGCCCACATCTCAGGTCACTTGGGGCAGGACACGTAGGTCCTCTGTCAAGATCCCTGAACCAACTGTCCCCACAGCCCCTGCACTCCAGCCTTCCACCTCTGAAGACCAGTCTGTCATCACTGAGCACACATCTGGGGGCACTCACAGCAGGACACGTAGGTCTTCTGTCAAGACTCCTGAGCCAATTGTCCCAACAGCTCCTGAAGTCCAGCCTACTATCTCCAAAGACCAGCCTGTCACCCCTGAGCCCACATCTCCGATCACTTGGGGCAGAACACGTAGGTCCTCTGTCAAGACCCCTGAACCAACTGTCCCCACAGCTCCTGAACTTCAGCCTTCTACCTCCAAAGACCATTCTGTCATCACTGAGCCCACATCAGGAGCCACTCACAGCAGGACACACAGGTCTTCTCTCAAGACTCCTAAGCCAACTGTCCCCACAGCCACTGAGCTCCAGCCTACCACCCACAAAGGCCAGCCTGTCACCCCCAAACGTATATCTCAGGGCAGGACACCTAAGTCTTCTAGCAAGACTCCCACATCAGTTGTCTCCACAGTCCCTGAGCTCCAGGCTTGCACCCCCACAGACCAGCCTGTCACCCCCAAACTTGCATTTCAGGCCACTCGGGGTAGGACACAAAGGTCCTCTATCAAAACCCCTGAAACAGTTGCCCCCACAGTGCCTGAACCCCAGCCTTCCATCTCCACAGATCAGCCTGTCACTCCTGAGCCCACATCTCGGGCCACTCGGGGCAGGACACATAGGTCCTTTGTCAAGATGCTCCAGCCAATTGAACCCACAGCCCCTGATCTTGAATCTGTCACCCCCACAGATCAACTGTTCTCCCCCAAGGTTCAGGGAAGTCAGGGTAAGATGCTAAGGTCTTCTACAATAAGTGCTGTGCCAGTTCTTACCACTCCTGAATTCCAGCCTTCTGTCCCCACAGACCAGCCTATTCCCCCTGAGCCCATCTCTCAAGCCAATTGCAGCAGGAGGCTGAGGGCCACTAGGAACCATAAGTCCCTTATAGCTCCCATTATCTGTGAGCCCTACTCTGCACTCCCTGAACCTAAATCTCGGTCCTCAAGGAACCAAAGACAAAGAGCAGTGAGAGCAGTTGAGTCCCTCAGGACCATTCCCAAGCCGGCCTTTGCCCAGCTTCCTGAAGCCCCCACTCATGCTACCCAGATCCACAAGTTGGAGGCAGCAGGCAGATCTGAGTTCACCCTGGGGCCCCAACCTAAGGCCTCTCAGAGCCACAAGAGGCCTTTGGCTACTGTGGATTCACCCCCACCTCAAAAACGGCACCAAAGAGGAGAAGTCACCCAGGAGACAGTGTTCctcaaggaggaggaagaagatccAATGGAGAGACcaagggaggaggag GATGTAGTGGTTCCAGGACcaggcaagagaaagagagaccaagcAGAGGAGGAGCCCAAGGGAATCCCAAGCCGCAGTCTTAGACGAACCAAACCTAACCAAGAGTCCACAGCCCCCAAA GTTCTCTTCACAGGAGTGGTGGATGCCCGTGGTGAGCGGGTAGTGCTGGCCCTCGGGGGGAGTCTGGCCAGCTCAGTGGCAGAGGCTTCCCACTTGGTGACTGATCGAGTCCGCCGTACGGTCAAGTTCCTGTGTGCCCTGGGGCGGGGGATTCCCATCCTCTCCTTGGATTGGCTTCACCAG TCCCGCAAGGCTGGTTGCTTTTTGCCCCCGGATGAATATGTGGTGACTGATCCTGAGCAGGAGAAGAACTTTGGCTTCAGCCTTCGAGATGCCCTGAGCCGGGCTCGAAAGCAAAGGTTGCTGGAG ggCTATGAGATCCATGTGACTCCAGGAGTCCAGCCACCACCACCTCAGATGGGAGAGATCATCAGCTGCTGTGGAGGCACTGTACTACCCAGCATGCCCCGGTCTTATAAG CCTCAGAGAGTTGTGATTACATGCTCCCAGGACTTCCCTCGATGCTCTATTCCGTTTCGGATTGGGCTGCCCATCCTCTCACCTGAGTTCCTGCTAACAGGAGTGCTAAAGCAGGAAGCCAAGCCAGAGGCGTTCATCTTCTCCACTTTGGAAATGTCATCCTCCTGA